One window from the genome of Pieris napi chromosome 3, ilPieNapi1.2, whole genome shotgun sequence encodes:
- the LOC125063792 gene encoding uncharacterized protein LOC125063792: MISKTDTRWRNAVSASDRLAITLRYLATGDSYFSLGALFKVSPQAISLIIPEVCQALVSTLSNYLRMPNTQGEWLSVARSFMQKWNVPNCVGALDGKHIRILCPNNSGSEFFNYKSYFSIVLLALIDANYKFLYVDIGCQGRISDGGVLRNSTLFDMIRDGTLNLPQAIPLQGRNTPVPFYFIGDDAFPISQNIIKPFSGYHAKGSPERVFNYRISRGRMVVEDAFGILSNKFRILHSRIDLQNEKAKIVVMACVHLHNFIRRNERITGEVLNEEQQNIPQIALNVEPSVIRNELKCYYLSEQGQLPWQYEI, encoded by the exons ATGATATCAAAAACTGACACCCGCTGGAGAAATGCTGTGTCAGCTTCCGATCGACTAGCAATTACTTTGAGATACCTGGCTACAGGAGACTCTTATTTTTCACTCGGTGCACTGTTTAAAGTGTCTCCACAAgctatttctttaataattccaGAGGTTTGTCAAGCTTTGGTATCTACATTATCCAATTATTTAAGG atGCCGAATACACAGGGAGAATGGCTATCAGTGGCTCGGAGTTTCATGCAGAAATGGAATGTACCTAATTGCGTAGGTGCCCTCGATGGGAAACATATACGTATACTATGTCCAAATAATAGCGGTTctgagttttttaattataagtcaTATTTCAGTATTGTTTTGCTAGCTTTAATCGATgccaattataaatttttatacgtGGACATTGGATGTCAGGGCAGAATATCTGATGGTGGAGTACTACGAAATTCAACTTTATTTGATATGATACGAGATGGAACTTTAAATCTGCCACAAGCGATTCCATTACAAGGGAGAAATACACCTGTACCTTTTTATTTCATCGGTGACGATGCTTTCCCCATCTCacagaatataataaaaccattTTCTGGATATCATGCAAAAGGATCACCTGAGAgggtttttaattatagaattAGTCGCGGGCGCATGGTTGTAGAAGACGCGTTTGGcattttatctaataaattcAGAATTTTGCATTCACGCATTGATTTACAAAATGAGAAAGCAAAAATTGTCGTGATGGCTTGTGTGCATCTGCATAATTTTATAAGGAGAAATGAAAGAATTACCGGTGAAGTTTTGAACGAAGAACAACAAAATATTCCCCAGATCGCTCTAAATGTAGAACCAAGTGTAATTAGAAATGAGCTAAAATGTTATTATCTATCGGAACAAGGTCAGCTTCCTTGgcaatatgaaatataa
- the LOC125063472 gene encoding probable ATP-dependent RNA helicase DDX46 gives MVRSGRDRDRRRSHSRSVTPERKRRRSRSRSRDRPSKTSKRKRSRSRERDTKRDRSRDRDRERDRDRKRDKREEKSNGSSSKSRKKSPDREKESERLKSKEESLKAESDYDIGSADKEEEQNRLEAEMQKRRDRIERWRAERKRKELESAKKEVQKGSLVTNIQTPTVKKWSLEDDSGDEGEEDKEAKEKQLAEEKKEEDEIDTLDAYMQEVQQEVRKVNQIDHARGIINLPSSDSSVVILTGTAKKQVAEQKNKGELIEQNQDGLEYSSEEETEDIKDAAANLASKQRKELAKVDHSSLEYMSFRKAFYTEISELARMTSEEVEAYRTELEGIRVKGKGCPKPIKSWAHCGISKKEMDILKKLAFEKPTPIQAQAIPAIMSGRDLIGIAKTGSGKTLAFILPMFRHILDQPPLEDTDGPITLIMSPTRELCMQIGKDIRKFAKSLNLRVVCVYGGTGISEQIAELKRGAEIIVCTPGRMIDMLAANSGRVTNLRRVTYIVLDEADRMFDMGFEPQVMKIIDNIRPDRQTVMFSATFPRQMEALARRILQKPIEVQVGGRSVVCKEVEQHVAILEEDAKFFKLLELLGLYSHLGSIIVFVDKQENADSLLKDLMKASYSCMSLHGGIDQFDRDSTIVDFKNGKVKLLVATSVAARGLDVKQLVLVVNYDCPNHYEDYVHRCGRTGRAGNKGYAWTFLTPEQGRYAGDVLRAFELAGTNPTPDLRNLWEKYKEAQEKDGKKVHTGGGFSGKGFKFDESEAQAATERKKYQKAALGLQDSDDEDVEGDLDQQIETMLAAKKIVKEIKPGVAGATPPAGGPATADGKLELAKRLASRINIAKGLGVEQKGATQQAAEAILKGSPSTHTLITAKTVAEQLAAKLNTRLNYQPRDEANAEPAEEVFRKYETELEINDFPQQARWRVTSKEALALISEYSEAGITVRGTYVPTGKAPPEGERKLYLAIESSQELAVAKAKSEITRLIKEELLKLQTSAHHMVNKARYKVL, from the exons ATGGTGCGAAGTGG ACGTGACCGTGACCGCCGTAGGTCTCACAGTCGTTCTGTGACTCCAGAAAGGAAAAGACGGCGTTCCCGGTCCAGAAGCCGTGATAGGCCATCCAAAACATCAAAACGGAAGCGCAGCCGCAGCAGGGAAAGAGATACAAAACGCGATCGAAGTCGAGATCGCGATAGGGAAAGAGATAGAGACAGAAAAAG agATAAAAGGGAAGAAAAGAGTAATGGCTCTAGTAGTAAATCTAGAAAGAAATCACCAGATAGAGAAAAGGAAAGTGAGAGGTTAAAATCAAAGGAGGAATCCTTAAAAGCTGAATCTGATTATGACATTGGATCTGCTGATAag gaAGAAGAACAGAATAGACTAGAAGCAGAAATGCAAAAGCGTCGCGATCGTATAGAGAGGTGGCGTGCTGAACGAAAGCGGAAGGAATTAGAATCTGCCAAGAAAGAAGTTCAAAAGGGTAGTTTAGTCACCAATATACAGACACCGACTGTTAAAAAATGGTCATTAGAAGACGACTCTGGTGATgaag gtGAAGAAGATAAGGAGGCCAAAGAGAAGCAATTGGCAGAAGAGAAGAAAGAAGAAGACGAAATTGATACTCTTGATGCATACATGCAAGAAGTTCAACAA GAAGTTCGTAAAGTGAATCAAATAGACCATGCTCGTGGAATCATAAATCTGCCCTCATCTGATTCTAGTGTAGTTATCCTAACCGGGACTGCCAAAAAGCAAGTGGCAGAACAGAAAAACAAAG GAGAGTTAATAGAACAGAATCAGGATGGTTTGGAATATTCATCTGAAGAGGAAACTGAGGATATAAAAGATGCAGCCGCAAATCTTGCATCTAAGCAGCGGAAGGAGTTAGCTAAAGTGGATCATTCCAGCCTTGAGTACATGTCATTTAGGAAAGCATTTTATACTGAA ATTAGTGAATTGGCTCGAATGACATCAGAAGAAGTGGAAGCATACAGAACAGAATTAGAAGGCATCCGAGTGAAAGGCAAGGGATGTCCCAAACCTATTAAGAGCTGGGCTCACTGTGGTATTAGTAAGAAGGAAATGGATATTTTGAAGAAACTTGCATTTGAAAAACCAACCCCTATTCAGGCACAAGCCATACCGGCTATTATGTCCGGAAG AGACTTAATTGGTATAGCTAAAACTGGTTCAGGCAAAACCCTAGCTTTTATATTGCCAATGTTCCGACATATTTTGGACCAACCGCCCTTAGAAGACACAGATGGCCCAATTACCCTCATAATGTCACCCACAAGAGAACTTTGCATGCAGATTGGCAAAGATATAAGGAAATTTGCGAAATCTTTGAATCTAAGAGTCGTTTGCGTTTATGGCGGCACGGGAATTTCTGAACAG ATAGCGGAATTGAAACGTGGCGCTGAAATAATAGTGTGCACTCCAGGGCGAATGATCGACATGTTGGCTGCCAACTCGGGACGAGTCACAAATCTGCGAAGAGTCACGTACATCGTGTTGGACGAGGCTGATCGGATGTTTGATATGGGATTTGAACCGCAG gttatgAAGATAATAGACAATATTCGTCCAGACAGACAAACAGTGATGTTCAGCGCGACTTTTCCCCGACAAATGGAGGCCCTCGCTAGACGGATATTGCAGAAACCAATTGAAGTTCAG gtCGGCGGTCGCAGTGTAGTGTGCAAAGAAGTAGAACAGCACGTGGCAATATTGGAAGAAGATGCGAAATTCTTCAAACTTCTGGAATTATTGGGACTGTACAGCCATTTGGGAAGTATCATCGTTTTCGTGGATAAACAGGAGAATGCTGACAGTCTACTCAAGGACCTTATGAAGGCCTCCTATTCTTGTATGAGCTTGCATGGAG GTATTGATCAATTCGACAGGGACTCGACGATCGTCGACTTCAAGAATGGCAAAGTGAAACTCCTCGTGGCGACGAGTGTAGCGGCTCGAGGCTTGGACGTCAAGCAATTGGTTCTGGTTGTTAACTACGACTGTCCGAATCACTATGAGGATTATGTTCATAG ATGCGGTCGAACTGGCCGAGCTGGTAACAAAGGTTACGCGTGGACCTTCCTTACGCCGGAACAAGGGAGATACGCTGGGGATGTATTGAGGGCTTTCGAACTCGCTGGAACCAACCCAACTCCGGATTTGAGGAACCTTTGGGAGAAATATAAGGAAGCACAAGAAAAGGATGGAAAGAAAGTTCATACTGGCGGAGGGTTTAGTGGGAAAG GATTCAAATTTGACGAGTCCGAGGCACAGGCGGCGACGGAAAGAAAGAAATACCAGAAAGCGGCACTGGGTCTTCAAGATTCTGATGATGAGGATGTTGAAGGAGACCTCGATCAGCAGATTGAGACAATGCTAGCTGCCAAGAAGATTGTTAAAGAAATTAAG CCGGGTGTCGCGGGTGCAACGCCCCCTGCCGGGGGTCCAGCTACCGCCGATGGCAAACTGGAGTTGGCGAAACGTCTGGCTTCAAGGATAAATATCGCTAAGGGTCTTGGTGTAGAACAAAAGGGCGCTACTCAACAGGCCGCTGAAGCCATTTTGAAGGGATCACCATCTACACATACACTTATTACC GCAAAAACAGTAGCGGAACAGTTAGCGGCGAAGTTAAATACGCGTTTGAACTACCAACCTCGTGATGAAGCGAATGCAGAGCCCGCGGAAGAGGTATTCCGGAAATACGAAACGGAATTAGAAATTAATGACTTCCCACAACAGGCCAGGTGGCGGGTCACTAGTAag gAGGCGCTGGCTCTTATAAGCGAATATTCAGAAGCGGGTATAACAGTGCGAGGGACGTACGTACCTACGGGTAAAGCACCACCAGAGGGCGAAAGAAAATTATACCTCGCTATAGAAAGCTCTCAGGAGTTAGCCGTAGCTAAAGCGAAATCTGAAATAACTCGACTTATTAAGGAAGAACTGCTCAAATTACAGACTTCCGCGCACCATATGGTTAACAAAGCTAGATATAAGGTTctataa
- the LOC125063478 gene encoding U6 snRNA-associated Sm-like protein LSm3, which yields MADDGENVAVMTVKEPLDLIRLSLDERIYVKMRNERELRGRLHAYDQHLNMVLGDAEETITTVEIDEETYEEVYRSTKRNIPMLFVRGDGVILVSPPVRVGA from the exons ATGGCTGATGATGGAGAAAAc GTGGCGGTGATGACCGTAAAAGAACCTCTGGACTTGATAAGGCTTAGTTTGGACGAAAGGATTTATGTCAAAATGCGCAATGAACGCGAATTACGAGGAAGACTGCac gCTTATGATCAACATTTAAATATGGTCCTTGGAGATGCAGAAGAGACTATTACAACAGTAGAGATTGACGAAGAAACATATGAAGAAGTTTATAGAAgtacaaaaagaaatataccaATGTTGTTTGTAAGAGGTGATGGTGTAATCTTAGTTTCACCACCTGTTAGGGTTGGAGCTTag
- the LOC125063477 gene encoding U3 small nucleolar RNA-associated protein 14 homolog A: MSDLQEQEFVSAEHDHLVSAITKLDKTQHITEPTRNEPTNLSSEFNLIKSSNKLDLSKVVSALKDSAHHTIITKKLKSLDQGQVLPKPLEKPQAERIKRSTGYDATKEKVAKWDPVVARNRTVDFVSFPLHSVSKREHPTKVILSNLKSKSPLEKELDEIDPPAEVEEENKEEQSFPMTYEEMLEHRKEMAKLRAQQSYKAAKAKRQSKIKSKKYHRILKKERLKEQLKEFEELQEKNPEEALKKLEELEKARALERHTLRHKNTGKWAKNKLVRAKYDKEVRQQLAEQLAVSRGLTHKTQDIESTDDEADENEILPDMTLAQDPSNPWMMKGPNKSNVDTDFDFGYKKFLKEKVLKHTEDSDSEENDETVCDLSALKKKNYILGALTNNVHESSNPKTADEAKASSPLGDSKKKPMEKMNAKVTKQDRNIKRPIATSEWTVEIIKPNDSTESGEIKVAEVFDTFETKVAKQVEIKINKLRKNIKRLEKSSTKLKVVKKKGGKGNNISNLESLMFKNNNPKPIIDEELIETNLKAPEDIPQKTETYTKIIQYPSEQAAHSNNNNSNIDPSQFIEVKPKYLNTAIPRGENILDELDDDEQIVPKIDIEEVFEEDDVVASFRQEKQNEIDNDIPKEIDLQLPGWGSWGGIGVKAPKRKNNRFISKKIPKMPRRDENKGDIIINELKLPKLKAHKVSELPFPFTKVSDFEASVRAPLGNTFIPETAHKKLIRPNIITKAGTIIEPMDDEQLLIKRNQTFKNEKIIKLLSKQ, from the exons atgagtgACTTACAAGAACAAGAATTTGTGTCAGCCGAACACGACCATTTAGTGAGTGCAATAACAAAATTGGACAAAACGCAACATATTACAGAGCCCACTCGTAATGAACCCACAAATCTAAGTTCAgaatttaacttaattaaaagctCAAATAAATTAGATTTGAGTAAAGTTGTTAGTGCTCTGAAGGACAGTGCTCATCATACaatcataacaaaaaaattaaaaagtctcGACCAAGGGCAGGTTTTACCCAAACCTTTAGAAAAACCACAGGCTGAACGAATTAAAAGGTCAACAGGGTATGATGCTACCAAAGAAAAAGTGGCTAAATGGGATCCAGTTGTAGCAAGGAACAGAACAGTGGACTTTGTTTCCTTCCCACTACATTCAGTCTCCAAACGAGAACATCCTACAAAAGTAATCTTGTctaatttaaaatctaaatctCCTTTAGAAAAAGAGCTAGATGAGATTGACCCCCCAGCAGAAGTTGAAGAGGAAAATAAAGAGGAACAAAGCTTTCCTATGACTTATGAAGAAATGTTAGAACACAGAAAAGAAATGGCTAAGTTGAGAGCTCAGCAATCATATAAAGCAGCAAAAGCTAAGAGACagagtaaaattaaaagtaaaaaatatcacag aATCCTTAAAAAGGAGAGATTGAAAGAACAGCTTAAAGAGTTTGAAGAATTACAGGAGAAAAATCCTGAGGAAGCTTTAAAAAAGTTGGAGGAGTTAGAAAAAGCAAGAGCTCTTGAGCGTCATACTTTAAGGCATAAAAATACAGGAAAGTgggctaaaaataaattagtcagagcaaaatatgataaagag GTAAGACAACAATTAGCTGAGCAATTAGCAGTGAGCAGGGGACTTACACATAAAACACAAGATATTGAAAGTACTGATGATGAAGCTGATGAAAATGAGATACTACCAGATATGACATTAGCTCAGGATCCTTCAAATCCGTGGATGATGAAAGGACCTAACAAAAGCAATGTTGATACTGATTTTGATTTTGGctacaaaaaatttttaaaggaaaaagtGCTGAAGCATACAGAGGACAGTGACTCTGAAGAAAATGATGAAACAGTTTGTGATTTATCtgcacttaaaaaaaaaaattatatattgggTGCACTAACAAACAATGTTCATGAATCAAGTAATCCTAAAACTGCTGATGAGGCCAAGGCATCTAGCCCTTTAGGTGACTCCAAGAAGAAACCAATGGAAAAAATGAATGCTAAAGTTACGAAACAAGacagaaatattaaaagaccTATAGCAACATCCGAGTGGACGGTTGAAATTATCAAGCCAAACGATAGTACTGAATCGGGTGAAATTAAGGTTGCAGAGGTTTTTGATACATTTGAAACTAAAGTAGCGAAACaagttgaaataaaaataaataaattaaggaaGAACATCAAGCGATTAGAGAAATCATCTACTAAACTAAAAGTTGTTAAGAAAAAGGGAGGGAAAGGGAACAATATTAGTAATTTGGAATCtctaatgtttaaaaataataatccaaaGCCTATCATTGATGAAGAGTTAATAGAGACAAATCTTAAGGCACCTGAAGATATACCTCAAAAGACAGAGacttacacaaaaattattcaatatccATCTGAACAAGCTGCCCAttctaacaataataattctaatatTGATCCAAGTCaatttattgaagtaaaacCCAAGTATCTCAACACTGCAATTCCAAGAGGTGAAAACATCTTAGATGAATTAGATGATGATGAACAAATTGTTCCAAAAATTGATATAGAAGAAGTTTTTGAGGAAGATGATGTTGTAGCAAGTTTCAGacaagaaaaacaaaatgaaattgaTAATGATATTCCTAAAGAAATTGACTTGCAGTTACCAGGGTGGGGAAGCTGGGGTGGAATAGGAGTAAAAGCACCTAAGCGAAAAAATAACAGGTTTATTTCCAAGAAAATACCTAAGATGCCAAGACGTGATGAAAATAAAGGGgacattataataaatgaattaaaattgCCTAAACTAAAAGCACATAAGGTATCTGAATTACCATTTCCATTTACAAAAGTAAGTGATTTTGAGGCCTCAGTTAGGGCTCCACTTGGTAATACCTTCATTCCTGAAACAgctcacaaaaaattaattcgaCCAAATATCATCACGAAAGCTGGAACAATAATAGAACCCATGGATGATGAACAGCTTTTGATTAAACGTAACCAAACATTTAAGAATGAAAAGATTATAAAGCTGCTtagtaaacaataa